In Erigeron canadensis isolate Cc75 chromosome 7, C_canadensis_v1, whole genome shotgun sequence, one DNA window encodes the following:
- the LOC122606825 gene encoding probable serine/threonine-protein kinase DDB_G0271402 isoform X2: MFPGSGNEKGSEASTSTVGLSQSCCQFDFDEIVLATENFNESLVVGKGGFGKVYKGNISIGTTHVDVAIKRLDLMSNQGEMEFWAEVEMLSKLRHAHLVSLIGYCNYEKEMILVYEYMPYGTLEDHLHKLHTPLSWLERLKICIGAARGLDYLHTGTGIEVGVIHRDVKSSNILLHKSWAAKISDFGLARIGPTNQPSSYVHTLVKGTFGYIDPNYFATGKLTRKSDVYAFGVVLFEVLCQKRPLDDSFECGLATWIQKSIKEGNLKQIVYSAIRSEISPKCLKGFARIAERCLDNYPNHRPTMTEVVFSLESLLAQSVMSSQQKINNWLQTPGKKIFGRIFNVLSFSSPSENLVARISPGEDLRISVSRDENLGTPISRGENSGIPIFRGENLGISISRDENLGTPISRGENSGVPISCGKNLAMSFYVEENLGTPISRGENFGVPISFGENLAMSFYREESLGTPISHGENSGIPSSHGENSVMQRVNRNGDEHISELMQCKPLSEQEVRLLCDKAKEILMKESNVQPVKIPVTICGDTHGQFHDLAELFRIGGKCPDTNYLFMGDYVDHGYYSVETVTLLVALKVRYPQRITILRGNHESRLITQVYGFYDECLRKYGNANVWKIFTDLFDYFPLTALVESEIFCLHGGLSPSIDTIDNIRNFDRIQEVPYEGPMCDLLWSDPDDRCGWGISSEGRGYKFGKDISEQFNYTNKLKLIARAHQLVMEGYHWGHERNLVTIFSAPNYCYRCGNMASILEVDDCKGHNFIQFEPGPLNMRDVKAPDYFL, from the exons ATGTTTCCCGGTAGTGGCAATGAAAAAGGATCTGAAGCATCCACCTCCACTGTTGGATTGTCACAAAGTTGTTGTCAGTTTGACTTTGATGAAATTGTGTTAGCAACAGAAAATTTTAATGAGTCATTAGTGGTTGGGAAAGGGGGTTTTGGGAAAGTATACAAAGGCAATATTAGCATAGGAACAACCCATGTTGATGTTGCAATCAAACGGTTGGATTTGATGTCAAATCAAGGGGAGATGGAGTTCTGGGCGGAAGTTGAAATGCTTTCCAAGTTGCGTCATGCTCATTTGGTGTCTTTAATTGGATACTGTAATTATGAAAAGGAAATGATCCTTGTGTATGAGTACATGCCCTACGGAACACTTGAAGATCATCTACATAAACTCCATACTCCTCTTTCTTGGCTTGAGCGACTCAAGATTTGCATAGGTGCGGCCCGTGGCTTAGACTACCTTCACACTGGTACAGGCATTGAGGTTGGTGTTATACATAGAGATGTCAAGAGCTCTAATATATTGTTACATAAAAGTTGGGCGGCAAAAATTTCGGATTTTGGATTGGCTAGAATAGGACCAACCAATCAACCATCAAGTTATGTCCACACACTTGTTAAAGGCACTTTTGGGTATATCGATCCAAACTATTTTGCCACTGGAAAGTTGACAAGGAAGTCAGATGTGTACGCATTTGGGGTGGTATTGTTTGAAGTGTTGTGTCAAAAGCGGCCATTGGATGATAGTTTTGAATGTGGACTAGCAACATGGATACAGAAATCAATAAAGGAAGGGAACTTAAAGCAAATAGTTTATTCTGCTATACGAAGTGAGATATCTCCAAAATGTTTAAAAGGGTTTGCTCGGATAGCTGAAAGATGCTTGGACAATTATCCAAACCACCGTCCTACCATGACTGAGGTTGTCTTTAGTCTTGAATCTCTACTGGCTCAATCTGTAATGTCCTCTCAACAGAAAATCAATAATTGGTTGCAAACTCCTGGCAAGAAAATATTTGGAAGAATATTTAATGTGCTTTCCTTTAGCTCCCCTAGTGAAAACTTGGTTGCTCGAATCTCTCCTGGTGAAGACTTGCGTATTTCAGTCTCCCGTGATGAGAACTTGGGTACTCCAATCTCTCGTGGTGAAAACTCGGGTATTCCAATCTTCCGTGGTGAAAATTTAGGTATCTCAATCTCTCGTGATGAAAACTTAGGTACTCCAATCTCTCGTGGTGAAAACTCGGGTGTTCCAATTTCCTGTGGTAAAAACTTAGCTATGTCATTCTACGTTGAGGAGAACTTAGGTACTCCAATCTCTCGTGGTGAAAACTTTGGTGTTCCAATTTCCTTTGGTGAAAACTTAGCTATGTCATTCTACCGTGAGGAGAGCTTAGGTACTCCAATCTCTCATGGTGAAAATTCAGGTATTCCATCCTCTCATGGTGAAAACTCAG TTATGCAGCGAGTTAATCGTAATGGTGATGAACATATTTCCGAGCTCATGCAGTGCAAACCCTTATCTGAACAAGAG GTCAGGTTATTATGTGATAAGGCAAAGGAGATCCTGATGAAAGAAAGCAATGTGCAG CCTGTTAAGATCCCCGTGACAATCTGTGGGGATACTCATGGGCAATTTCATGATCTTGCCGAGCTTTTCCGGATTGGAGGAAAG TGCCCGGATACAAATTACTTGTTTATGGGAGATTATGTGGATCATGGTTATTACTCCGTCGAAACAGTGACT CTCTTGGTGGCTCTCAAAGTGCGATATCCACAACGAATTACTATCCTAAGAGGAAACCATGAAAGTCGTCTG ATAACTCAAGTGTATGGATTTTATGATGAATGCCTAAGAAA ATATGGTAATGCTAATGTGTGGAAGATCTTTACGGatctatttgattattttccGCTCACTGCATTG GTTGAGTCTGAAATCTTTTGTCTCCATGGTGGATTATCTCCTTCAATTGACACAATTGATAATATAAGGAACTTTGACCGTATTCAAGAAGTTCCCTATGAGGGCCCAATGTGTGATCTTTTATGGTCTGACCCTGATGACCGTTGTGGTTGGGGTATCTCGTCTGAGGGCCGTGGATATAAATTTGGAAAA GACATATCTGAGCAGTTCAATTATACAAACAAGTTAAAACTGATTGCTAGAGCACACCAGCTGGTTATGGAGGGATACCACTGGGGCCAC GAACGAAACCTTGTGACAATCTTCAGCGCACCTAATTATTGCTACCGTTGTGGGAATATGGCTTCAATCCTTGAAGTGGATGATTGCAAAGGTCACAATTTCATTCAG TTTGAACCAGGTCCATTGAATATGAGAGATGTGAAAGCACCAGATTATTTCCTATGA
- the LOC122606825 gene encoding tyrosine-protein kinase ABL2-like isoform X5, producing MFPGSGNEKGSEASTSTVGLSQSCCQFDFDEIVLATENFNESLVVGKGGFGKVYKGNISIGTTHVDVAIKRLDLMSNQGEMEFWAEVEMLSKLRHAHLVSLIGYCNYEKEMILVYEYMPYGTLEDHLHKLHTPLSWLERLKICIGAARGLDYLHTGTGIEVGVIHRDVKSSNILLHKSWAAKISDFGLARIGPTNQPSSYVHTLVKGTFGYIDPNYFATGKLTRKSDVYAFGVVLFEVLCQKRPLDDSFECGLATWIQKSIKEGNLKQIVYSAIRSEISPKCLKGFARIAERCLDNYPNHRPTMTEVVFSLESLLAQSVMSSQQKINNWLQTPGKKIFGRIFNVLSFSSPSENLVARISPGEDLRISVSRDENLGTPISRGENSGIPIFRGENLGISISRDENLGTPISRGENSGVPISCGKNLAMSFYVEENLGTPISRGENFGVPISFGENLAMSFYREESLGTPISHGENSGIPSSHGENSERMMRMDPVMQRVNRNGDEHISELMQCKPLSEQEVRLLCDKAKEILMKESNVQPVKIPVTICGDTHGQFHDLAELFRIGGKCPDTNYLFMGDYVDHGYYSVETVTLLVALKVRYPQRITILRGNHESRLITQVYGFYDECLRKYGNANVWKIFTDLFDYFPLTALDISEQFNYTNKLKLIARAHQLVMEGYHWGHERNLVTIFSAPNYCYRCGNMASILEVDDCKGHNFIQFEPGPLNMRDVKAPDYFL from the exons ATGTTTCCCGGTAGTGGCAATGAAAAAGGATCTGAAGCATCCACCTCCACTGTTGGATTGTCACAAAGTTGTTGTCAGTTTGACTTTGATGAAATTGTGTTAGCAACAGAAAATTTTAATGAGTCATTAGTGGTTGGGAAAGGGGGTTTTGGGAAAGTATACAAAGGCAATATTAGCATAGGAACAACCCATGTTGATGTTGCAATCAAACGGTTGGATTTGATGTCAAATCAAGGGGAGATGGAGTTCTGGGCGGAAGTTGAAATGCTTTCCAAGTTGCGTCATGCTCATTTGGTGTCTTTAATTGGATACTGTAATTATGAAAAGGAAATGATCCTTGTGTATGAGTACATGCCCTACGGAACACTTGAAGATCATCTACATAAACTCCATACTCCTCTTTCTTGGCTTGAGCGACTCAAGATTTGCATAGGTGCGGCCCGTGGCTTAGACTACCTTCACACTGGTACAGGCATTGAGGTTGGTGTTATACATAGAGATGTCAAGAGCTCTAATATATTGTTACATAAAAGTTGGGCGGCAAAAATTTCGGATTTTGGATTGGCTAGAATAGGACCAACCAATCAACCATCAAGTTATGTCCACACACTTGTTAAAGGCACTTTTGGGTATATCGATCCAAACTATTTTGCCACTGGAAAGTTGACAAGGAAGTCAGATGTGTACGCATTTGGGGTGGTATTGTTTGAAGTGTTGTGTCAAAAGCGGCCATTGGATGATAGTTTTGAATGTGGACTAGCAACATGGATACAGAAATCAATAAAGGAAGGGAACTTAAAGCAAATAGTTTATTCTGCTATACGAAGTGAGATATCTCCAAAATGTTTAAAAGGGTTTGCTCGGATAGCTGAAAGATGCTTGGACAATTATCCAAACCACCGTCCTACCATGACTGAGGTTGTCTTTAGTCTTGAATCTCTACTGGCTCAATCTGTAATGTCCTCTCAACAGAAAATCAATAATTGGTTGCAAACTCCTGGCAAGAAAATATTTGGAAGAATATTTAATGTGCTTTCCTTTAGCTCCCCTAGTGAAAACTTGGTTGCTCGAATCTCTCCTGGTGAAGACTTGCGTATTTCAGTCTCCCGTGATGAGAACTTGGGTACTCCAATCTCTCGTGGTGAAAACTCGGGTATTCCAATCTTCCGTGGTGAAAATTTAGGTATCTCAATCTCTCGTGATGAAAACTTAGGTACTCCAATCTCTCGTGGTGAAAACTCGGGTGTTCCAATTTCCTGTGGTAAAAACTTAGCTATGTCATTCTACGTTGAGGAGAACTTAGGTACTCCAATCTCTCGTGGTGAAAACTTTGGTGTTCCAATTTCCTTTGGTGAAAACTTAGCTATGTCATTCTACCGTGAGGAGAGCTTAGGTACTCCAATCTCTCATGGTGAAAATTCAGGTATTCCATCCTCTCATGGTGAAAACTCAG aaagaatgaTGAGAATGGATCCAGTTATGCAGCGAGTTAATCGTAATGGTGATGAACATATTTCCGAGCTCATGCAGTGCAAACCCTTATCTGAACAAGAG GTCAGGTTATTATGTGATAAGGCAAAGGAGATCCTGATGAAAGAAAGCAATGTGCAG CCTGTTAAGATCCCCGTGACAATCTGTGGGGATACTCATGGGCAATTTCATGATCTTGCCGAGCTTTTCCGGATTGGAGGAAAG TGCCCGGATACAAATTACTTGTTTATGGGAGATTATGTGGATCATGGTTATTACTCCGTCGAAACAGTGACT CTCTTGGTGGCTCTCAAAGTGCGATATCCACAACGAATTACTATCCTAAGAGGAAACCATGAAAGTCGTCTG ATAACTCAAGTGTATGGATTTTATGATGAATGCCTAAGAAA ATATGGTAATGCTAATGTGTGGAAGATCTTTACGGatctatttgattattttccGCTCACTGCATTG GACATATCTGAGCAGTTCAATTATACAAACAAGTTAAAACTGATTGCTAGAGCACACCAGCTGGTTATGGAGGGATACCACTGGGGCCAC GAACGAAACCTTGTGACAATCTTCAGCGCACCTAATTATTGCTACCGTTGTGGGAATATGGCTTCAATCCTTGAAGTGGATGATTGCAAAGGTCACAATTTCATTCAG TTTGAACCAGGTCCATTGAATATGAGAGATGTGAAAGCACCAGATTATTTCCTATGA
- the LOC122606825 gene encoding uncharacterized protein LOC122606825 isoform X1, whose product MFPGSGNEKGSEASTSTVGLSQSCCQFDFDEIVLATENFNESLVVGKGGFGKVYKGNISIGTTHVDVAIKRLDLMSNQGEMEFWAEVEMLSKLRHAHLVSLIGYCNYEKEMILVYEYMPYGTLEDHLHKLHTPLSWLERLKICIGAARGLDYLHTGTGIEVGVIHRDVKSSNILLHKSWAAKISDFGLARIGPTNQPSSYVHTLVKGTFGYIDPNYFATGKLTRKSDVYAFGVVLFEVLCQKRPLDDSFECGLATWIQKSIKEGNLKQIVYSAIRSEISPKCLKGFARIAERCLDNYPNHRPTMTEVVFSLESLLAQSVMSSQQKINNWLQTPGKKIFGRIFNVLSFSSPSENLVARISPGEDLRISVSRDENLGTPISRGENSGIPIFRGENLGISISRDENLGTPISRGENSGVPISCGKNLAMSFYVEENLGTPISRGENFGVPISFGENLAMSFYREESLGTPISHGENSGIPSSHGENSERMMRMDPVMQRVNRNGDEHISELMQCKPLSEQEVRLLCDKAKEILMKESNVQPVKIPVTICGDTHGQFHDLAELFRIGGKCPDTNYLFMGDYVDHGYYSVETVTLLVALKVRYPQRITILRGNHESRLITQVYGFYDECLRKYGNANVWKIFTDLFDYFPLTALVESEIFCLHGGLSPSIDTIDNIRNFDRIQEVPYEGPMCDLLWSDPDDRCGWGISSEGRGYKFGKDISEQFNYTNKLKLIARAHQLVMEGYHWGHERNLVTIFSAPNYCYRCGNMASILEVDDCKGHNFIQFEPGPLNMRDVKAPDYFL is encoded by the exons ATGTTTCCCGGTAGTGGCAATGAAAAAGGATCTGAAGCATCCACCTCCACTGTTGGATTGTCACAAAGTTGTTGTCAGTTTGACTTTGATGAAATTGTGTTAGCAACAGAAAATTTTAATGAGTCATTAGTGGTTGGGAAAGGGGGTTTTGGGAAAGTATACAAAGGCAATATTAGCATAGGAACAACCCATGTTGATGTTGCAATCAAACGGTTGGATTTGATGTCAAATCAAGGGGAGATGGAGTTCTGGGCGGAAGTTGAAATGCTTTCCAAGTTGCGTCATGCTCATTTGGTGTCTTTAATTGGATACTGTAATTATGAAAAGGAAATGATCCTTGTGTATGAGTACATGCCCTACGGAACACTTGAAGATCATCTACATAAACTCCATACTCCTCTTTCTTGGCTTGAGCGACTCAAGATTTGCATAGGTGCGGCCCGTGGCTTAGACTACCTTCACACTGGTACAGGCATTGAGGTTGGTGTTATACATAGAGATGTCAAGAGCTCTAATATATTGTTACATAAAAGTTGGGCGGCAAAAATTTCGGATTTTGGATTGGCTAGAATAGGACCAACCAATCAACCATCAAGTTATGTCCACACACTTGTTAAAGGCACTTTTGGGTATATCGATCCAAACTATTTTGCCACTGGAAAGTTGACAAGGAAGTCAGATGTGTACGCATTTGGGGTGGTATTGTTTGAAGTGTTGTGTCAAAAGCGGCCATTGGATGATAGTTTTGAATGTGGACTAGCAACATGGATACAGAAATCAATAAAGGAAGGGAACTTAAAGCAAATAGTTTATTCTGCTATACGAAGTGAGATATCTCCAAAATGTTTAAAAGGGTTTGCTCGGATAGCTGAAAGATGCTTGGACAATTATCCAAACCACCGTCCTACCATGACTGAGGTTGTCTTTAGTCTTGAATCTCTACTGGCTCAATCTGTAATGTCCTCTCAACAGAAAATCAATAATTGGTTGCAAACTCCTGGCAAGAAAATATTTGGAAGAATATTTAATGTGCTTTCCTTTAGCTCCCCTAGTGAAAACTTGGTTGCTCGAATCTCTCCTGGTGAAGACTTGCGTATTTCAGTCTCCCGTGATGAGAACTTGGGTACTCCAATCTCTCGTGGTGAAAACTCGGGTATTCCAATCTTCCGTGGTGAAAATTTAGGTATCTCAATCTCTCGTGATGAAAACTTAGGTACTCCAATCTCTCGTGGTGAAAACTCGGGTGTTCCAATTTCCTGTGGTAAAAACTTAGCTATGTCATTCTACGTTGAGGAGAACTTAGGTACTCCAATCTCTCGTGGTGAAAACTTTGGTGTTCCAATTTCCTTTGGTGAAAACTTAGCTATGTCATTCTACCGTGAGGAGAGCTTAGGTACTCCAATCTCTCATGGTGAAAATTCAGGTATTCCATCCTCTCATGGTGAAAACTCAG aaagaatgaTGAGAATGGATCCAGTTATGCAGCGAGTTAATCGTAATGGTGATGAACATATTTCCGAGCTCATGCAGTGCAAACCCTTATCTGAACAAGAG GTCAGGTTATTATGTGATAAGGCAAAGGAGATCCTGATGAAAGAAAGCAATGTGCAG CCTGTTAAGATCCCCGTGACAATCTGTGGGGATACTCATGGGCAATTTCATGATCTTGCCGAGCTTTTCCGGATTGGAGGAAAG TGCCCGGATACAAATTACTTGTTTATGGGAGATTATGTGGATCATGGTTATTACTCCGTCGAAACAGTGACT CTCTTGGTGGCTCTCAAAGTGCGATATCCACAACGAATTACTATCCTAAGAGGAAACCATGAAAGTCGTCTG ATAACTCAAGTGTATGGATTTTATGATGAATGCCTAAGAAA ATATGGTAATGCTAATGTGTGGAAGATCTTTACGGatctatttgattattttccGCTCACTGCATTG GTTGAGTCTGAAATCTTTTGTCTCCATGGTGGATTATCTCCTTCAATTGACACAATTGATAATATAAGGAACTTTGACCGTATTCAAGAAGTTCCCTATGAGGGCCCAATGTGTGATCTTTTATGGTCTGACCCTGATGACCGTTGTGGTTGGGGTATCTCGTCTGAGGGCCGTGGATATAAATTTGGAAAA GACATATCTGAGCAGTTCAATTATACAAACAAGTTAAAACTGATTGCTAGAGCACACCAGCTGGTTATGGAGGGATACCACTGGGGCCAC GAACGAAACCTTGTGACAATCTTCAGCGCACCTAATTATTGCTACCGTTGTGGGAATATGGCTTCAATCCTTGAAGTGGATGATTGCAAAGGTCACAATTTCATTCAG TTTGAACCAGGTCCATTGAATATGAGAGATGTGAAAGCACCAGATTATTTCCTATGA
- the LOC122606825 gene encoding uncharacterized protein LOC122606825 isoform X3 — MFPGSGNEKGSEASTSTVGLSQSCCQFDFDEIVLATENFNESLVVGKGGFGKVYKGNISIGTTHVDVAIKRLDLMSNQGEMEFWAEVEMLSKLRHAHLVSLIGYCNYEKEMILVYEYMPYGTLEDHLHKLHTPLSWLERLKICIGAARGLDYLHTGTGIEVGVIHRDVKSSNILLHKSWAAKISDFGLARIGPTNQPSSYVHTLVKGTFGYIDPNYFATGKLTRKSDVYAFGVVLFEVLCQKRPLDDSFECGLATWIQKSIKEGNLKQIVYSAIRSEISPKCLKGFARIAERCLDNYPNHRPTMTEVVFSLESLLAQSVMSSQQKINNWLQTPGKKIFGRIFNVLSFSSPSENLVARISPGEDLRISVSRDENLGTPISRGENSGIPIFRGENLGISISRDENLGTPISRGENSGVPISCGKNLAMSFYVEENLGTPISRGENFGVPISFGENLAMSFYREESLGTPISHGENSERMMRMDPVMQRVNRNGDEHISELMQCKPLSEQEVRLLCDKAKEILMKESNVQPVKIPVTICGDTHGQFHDLAELFRIGGKCPDTNYLFMGDYVDHGYYSVETVTLLVALKVRYPQRITILRGNHESRLITQVYGFYDECLRKYGNANVWKIFTDLFDYFPLTALVESEIFCLHGGLSPSIDTIDNIRNFDRIQEVPYEGPMCDLLWSDPDDRCGWGISSEGRGYKFGKDISEQFNYTNKLKLIARAHQLVMEGYHWGHERNLVTIFSAPNYCYRCGNMASILEVDDCKGHNFIQFEPGPLNMRDVKAPDYFL, encoded by the exons ATGTTTCCCGGTAGTGGCAATGAAAAAGGATCTGAAGCATCCACCTCCACTGTTGGATTGTCACAAAGTTGTTGTCAGTTTGACTTTGATGAAATTGTGTTAGCAACAGAAAATTTTAATGAGTCATTAGTGGTTGGGAAAGGGGGTTTTGGGAAAGTATACAAAGGCAATATTAGCATAGGAACAACCCATGTTGATGTTGCAATCAAACGGTTGGATTTGATGTCAAATCAAGGGGAGATGGAGTTCTGGGCGGAAGTTGAAATGCTTTCCAAGTTGCGTCATGCTCATTTGGTGTCTTTAATTGGATACTGTAATTATGAAAAGGAAATGATCCTTGTGTATGAGTACATGCCCTACGGAACACTTGAAGATCATCTACATAAACTCCATACTCCTCTTTCTTGGCTTGAGCGACTCAAGATTTGCATAGGTGCGGCCCGTGGCTTAGACTACCTTCACACTGGTACAGGCATTGAGGTTGGTGTTATACATAGAGATGTCAAGAGCTCTAATATATTGTTACATAAAAGTTGGGCGGCAAAAATTTCGGATTTTGGATTGGCTAGAATAGGACCAACCAATCAACCATCAAGTTATGTCCACACACTTGTTAAAGGCACTTTTGGGTATATCGATCCAAACTATTTTGCCACTGGAAAGTTGACAAGGAAGTCAGATGTGTACGCATTTGGGGTGGTATTGTTTGAAGTGTTGTGTCAAAAGCGGCCATTGGATGATAGTTTTGAATGTGGACTAGCAACATGGATACAGAAATCAATAAAGGAAGGGAACTTAAAGCAAATAGTTTATTCTGCTATACGAAGTGAGATATCTCCAAAATGTTTAAAAGGGTTTGCTCGGATAGCTGAAAGATGCTTGGACAATTATCCAAACCACCGTCCTACCATGACTGAGGTTGTCTTTAGTCTTGAATCTCTACTGGCTCAATCTGTAATGTCCTCTCAACAGAAAATCAATAATTGGTTGCAAACTCCTGGCAAGAAAATATTTGGAAGAATATTTAATGTGCTTTCCTTTAGCTCCCCTAGTGAAAACTTGGTTGCTCGAATCTCTCCTGGTGAAGACTTGCGTATTTCAGTCTCCCGTGATGAGAACTTGGGTACTCCAATCTCTCGTGGTGAAAACTCGGGTATTCCAATCTTCCGTGGTGAAAATTTAGGTATCTCAATCTCTCGTGATGAAAACTTAGGTACTCCAATCTCTCGTGGTGAAAACTCGGGTGTTCCAATTTCCTGTGGTAAAAACTTAGCTATGTCATTCTACGTTGAGGAGAACTTAGGTACTCCAATCTCTCGTGGTGAAAACTTTGGTGTTCCAATTTCCTTTGGTGAAAACTTAGCTATGTCATTCTACCGTGAGGAGAGCTTAGGTACTCCAATCTCTCATGGTGAAAATTCAG aaagaatgaTGAGAATGGATCCAGTTATGCAGCGAGTTAATCGTAATGGTGATGAACATATTTCCGAGCTCATGCAGTGCAAACCCTTATCTGAACAAGAG GTCAGGTTATTATGTGATAAGGCAAAGGAGATCCTGATGAAAGAAAGCAATGTGCAG CCTGTTAAGATCCCCGTGACAATCTGTGGGGATACTCATGGGCAATTTCATGATCTTGCCGAGCTTTTCCGGATTGGAGGAAAG TGCCCGGATACAAATTACTTGTTTATGGGAGATTATGTGGATCATGGTTATTACTCCGTCGAAACAGTGACT CTCTTGGTGGCTCTCAAAGTGCGATATCCACAACGAATTACTATCCTAAGAGGAAACCATGAAAGTCGTCTG ATAACTCAAGTGTATGGATTTTATGATGAATGCCTAAGAAA ATATGGTAATGCTAATGTGTGGAAGATCTTTACGGatctatttgattattttccGCTCACTGCATTG GTTGAGTCTGAAATCTTTTGTCTCCATGGTGGATTATCTCCTTCAATTGACACAATTGATAATATAAGGAACTTTGACCGTATTCAAGAAGTTCCCTATGAGGGCCCAATGTGTGATCTTTTATGGTCTGACCCTGATGACCGTTGTGGTTGGGGTATCTCGTCTGAGGGCCGTGGATATAAATTTGGAAAA GACATATCTGAGCAGTTCAATTATACAAACAAGTTAAAACTGATTGCTAGAGCACACCAGCTGGTTATGGAGGGATACCACTGGGGCCAC GAACGAAACCTTGTGACAATCTTCAGCGCACCTAATTATTGCTACCGTTGTGGGAATATGGCTTCAATCCTTGAAGTGGATGATTGCAAAGGTCACAATTTCATTCAG TTTGAACCAGGTCCATTGAATATGAGAGATGTGAAAGCACCAGATTATTTCCTATGA